The DNA window CCCGGTGCTCGGCGGCGTCTTCAACATGGGCGGGGCCGCGGTGGCGAACTACGTGAGCGTGCTCGAGCGGATCAAATGACGAAGCCGCACGGCTTCGTCATCATCGGGCTTGACCCGCTGATCCCGTCTGCTTGAGGCATTGCGCTTCACCGGATCGGGATGGCCGGGTCAGGGCCGGCCATGACAAGCCAGCGGCTTTCGCTTATTCTCCCGGCGCCTTGGCCTGGATGGCCAGGGCGTGCAGGCCCCGGTCGAAGGCGCCTTTCAAGGTGTCGTTGACGAGCCGGTGACGCTCGACCCGGCTCTTGCCGGAAAAGGCCTCCGACACGATATAAACCTGGAAATGAGTTTCTCCGCCCTCTCGCCAGCCGGCGTGGCCGTGGTGCTTTTCTGATTCGTCCGTGACGGTCAGTTCGGCCGGCTGCAGGCTGTCCTGCAAAGTCCGTGTGATCCAGTGCTGAAGGGTCATGCTGATTTGTAAACCTTTTTGAACGGGTCTGCGGCGAAAAGCGTTCAGGCCTTGGCTCAAGGCCCCAAGCCACTCATAATCGCTGAATCATGGATCTCAACTCGCCTCTTTTCGACCGTATCCGGATCAAGCCTTCCTGCGAGGAACCGCAGGAGGCCAAGGGACCCGTGTGCGAGCACCCCTCCTGCAAGGCGGCAGGGGAATTCCGCGCGCCCAAGGGGCGTGACCGGGAGGGCCAGTACTGGCGCTTCTGCCTCCAGCACGTGCGCGAATACAACGCCTCCTACAATTACTTCGCCGGCATGTCCGACTCGGCCGTGGCCGCCTTCCAGAAGGATTCCATCATCGGCCATCGCCCGACTTGGACCATGGGCATGAACGCCTCCGGCCAGAGCGAGGAGCAGGGCGCCAAGGCGGAGCCGCGGGACTGGGGCTATTTCGATCCCCTCGGCATTCTCAAGGGCGAGGATTTCACCCAGGCCAGGACCAGCCGGGCGCGGCCCGAGCCGAAGCGGCCGCGCCATACGGGAGCGGTGCGCCGGGCCCTCGACATCCTGGGCCTCGACGAGACCGCCGACGGCCCCACCATTAAGGCCCAGTACAAGGCCCTGGTGAAGCGCTTTCACCCCGACGCGAACGGGGGCGACCGTTCCTTCGAGGAGCGCCTGCGCGACATCATCAAGGCGCACGACGCCCTCAAGACCGCCGGCCTGTGCTGAACCGATACCGCTTCAGGCAAAGCTGCTAGGCGCATTAGGAAATTGCGCCATTCCGTCATGGAGGTTAAGAAGCCCATGACATTTGAGAGACACCCTTCAAAGACCGAGAGGCCCCTATGACGGCACATACCGAGACAGCGACCCTTCTGCCTGACATGAAGGTGTCCGTGCGACAGGTCTTCGGCATCGACTCGGATCTGGAAGTTCCCGCTTTCTCGCAGGCCGAGGGGCACGTGCCCGATCTCGATCCCGACTACCTGTTCGACCGGGACACGACGCTGGCGATCCTGGCGGGCTTCGCGCGCAACCGCCGCGTCATGATCACGGGCTATCACGGCACCGGCAAGTCGACCCATATCGAGCAGGTGGCCGCCCGCCTCAACTGGCCCTGCGTGCGCGTGAACCTGGACAGCCACGTGTCGCGCATCGATCTCGTCGGCAAGGACGCGATCGTGCTGCAGGAGGGCAAGCAGGTCACGGCCTTCCAGGACGGCATCCTGCCCTGGGCGCTGCAGAACAACGTGGCCCTCGTGTTCGACGAATACGACGCCGGCCGCCCGGACGTGATGTTCGTGATCCAGCGCGTGCTCGAGCAGTCGGGCAAGCTCACGCTCCTCGACCAGAAGCGCGTGATCCGGCCTCACCCGGCCTTCCGCCTCTTCGCCACGGCCAACACCGTGGGTCTCGGCGACACCTCGGGCCTCTATCACGGCACGCAGCAGATCAACCAGGGCCAGATGGACCGCT is part of the Microvirga terrae genome and encodes:
- a CDS encoding BolA family protein; amino-acid sequence: MTLQHWITRTLQDSLQPAELTVTDESEKHHGHAGWREGGETHFQVYIVSEAFSGKSRVERHRLVNDTLKGAFDRGLHALAIQAKAPGE
- a CDS encoding J domain-containing protein; translated protein: MDLNSPLFDRIRIKPSCEEPQEAKGPVCEHPSCKAAGEFRAPKGRDREGQYWRFCLQHVREYNASYNYFAGMSDSAVAAFQKDSIIGHRPTWTMGMNASGQSEEQGAKAEPRDWGYFDPLGILKGEDFTQARTSRARPEPKRPRHTGAVRRALDILGLDETADGPTIKAQYKALVKRFHPDANGGDRSFEERLRDIIKAHDALKTAGLC
- the cobS gene encoding cobaltochelatase subunit CobS; translated protein: MTAHTETATLLPDMKVSVRQVFGIDSDLEVPAFSQAEGHVPDLDPDYLFDRDTTLAILAGFARNRRVMITGYHGTGKSTHIEQVAARLNWPCVRVNLDSHVSRIDLVGKDAIVLQEGKQVTAFQDGILPWALQNNVALVFDEYDAGRPDVMFVIQRVLEQSGKLTLLDQKRVIRPHPAFRLFATANTVGLGDTSGLYHGTQQINQGQMDRWSIVTTLNYLPHDKEVDIVLSKAKHYQEDASGRDIVNKMVRVADLTRSAFMNGDLSTVMSPRTVITWAENAEIFGDTGFAFRVTFLNKCDELERALVAEFYQRSFGKELPESAVNMVLS